ATCGCCTTACCGAACTGCTTGCGCTCCTTGACATAGCCGAGCGCGTAATCGAGCGCTCCCTGTGCGATGCCGACCGCCTGGGCAGCGATCGTGACGCGCGTGTGATCCAGAGTCTGCATTGCGATCGCGAATCCGTTCCCTTCCTCGCCGATGATCCGGTCTCCGGGGATCCGCACGTCGTCGAAGTAGACCTCGCGGGTCGGTGAGCCCTTGATTCCCAGCTTCTTCTCCGGAGCGCCGAACGAGACTCCCTCGTCGGATTTCTCCACGACGAAGGCGCTGATTCCCTTACTGCCCTTGTTGGGGTCGGTCCTCGCGAGCACGGTGTAGTACTCGGAGACACCGGCATTGGTGATCCAGCGCTTGACACCGTTGAGGATCCAGTCATCGCCGTCGCGCACGGCGCTCGTTTTCTGGTTGGCCGCGTCGCTTCCCGCATCCGGCTCCGACAGGCAGTAGGAGAATCCGCCCTCGCCGCGGGCCAGCTTGCCGAGGTACCGGGCCTTCAGCTGCTCGTCGCCGCCGAGCTGGACTGGGAGCGAACCAAGCTTGTTGACGGCGGGGATGAGGGAGCTCGACGCGCACGCGCGCGCGACCTCCTCGACCACGATGACGGTCGCCAGCGCATCGGCTCCAGCGCCGCCGTACTCCTCCGGAACGTGCGGCGCGTGCAGGTCCGCCGCGAAGAGGGCGTCCGCGGCCTCCTGGGGGTACCGCGAAAGCTCGTCCACCTCGGCCGCGTAGGGCGCGATCTTGGCATCCGCGATGGCACGGACCGCCTCGCGGATCGCGCGGTGCTCGTCGGATAGTGCGTAGAGGTCAGTCATCAAATCGCTCCAGTCGTGGTCGGAATTATTGGCTATGTGGTGAGGTCTACCGGTTCAGGGGAAGCTAGGGGTGCCGAGCAGCGTTGCGCGTTGCGCTAATCGCTCTCCTGCTTCTGCGGTGCTGTTGAGGGATGCGCCCGCGTACTTGCTCTCGCGAAATGCTCTACCGTTAGTCCGTTCGGAAACCCCACGACTGTCGAGGTAAGGAGTGATCCCGCCGAGCGCCCACGGGAAGTTTGCGCCCAGGATCAGTGCTTTATCGATGTCGTCAGCCCGCTCGACGACACGTTCTGCCAGCATCAGGCCGATCTCGTCGGCAAGCGCATCGAGAATGACTCCTGCAATCTCCACGGCGAAGGCGGCACTGTCTTGCCCACTCTTGCGTGCGGGCAGGAGCCGAGCAGCCTGCGCGGTCAGGGTCTTGTCACGCTTTAGCACCGCGCGTTGGCCGTCTGCGACCACCTTCGCCAGCCATACGGGTGAGGCGAACCGTTCCGGATACGCTCGCTGCATCGTCTCGTTCACGTGGAGCTGAATGCCCGGCCCCACGAAATCGAGGAGCCGCAGCGGACTCATCGGCAGTCCGAGGAAGTCAATTGCGTGGTCCACCACCAGAGGGTCCGCACCGTCGTCGATAGCCCTCAGCACTTCGTCGTACAGGCGCGCTAACACCCGGTTGACGACGAAGCCGGGAGTGTCGGCCGATACGACCGCTTTGCGCTTGACCGTGTCGGCAAGGGCCAAAACCGTCGCCACGGTGACGCCGTCGCTTTGCCGCCCACGAATGATTTCGACGAGCGGAACGGTTTCGACCGGGTTGAAGATGTGGAAGCCGATGAAGCGCTCGGGGTGCTGCAGAGCATCCGCCATGTCGGAGATCGACAGCGAGCTGGTGTTCGTTGCCATGATCGCGTCGACGGCTACGTACTTCTCTGCTGCGGCAAGGGTTTCTTGCTTGACCCGCATATCTTCGAAGACTGCCTCGATGACGAAATCGGCTCCGGCGATCGCGTCGAGGTTTCCGCTCGACGAAACAAGGGCTCCGAGCTGATCTGCATCCGCCCGATCGAGCTCGCCTGATGAGACCGCCGCATCGAGCTGGTCGAGGACAAGCTGCCGCCCGCGAGCAGCGCGTTCGTCGTCGAGGTCGGTCAGGACTACCGGGATCCGGCCAAACCGAACCAGCAGAGTAGCGAGCTGACTTGCCATCAAGCCGGCGCCGATGACGGCTGCGCTTCGAACAGGCCGAGCTTCGCTGCGAGTCGCGGCCGCCGTCACATCGGCTGGCAGACGGGAGCGCGAGCGAGAAAGACCATACGCGTGCAGGCTGGCCTGGCCGGCATCGCTGAGGAGCAGTTCAGCGAAGGCGGTCGCCGTTGCTCGTTCGGCCTCGTCGAGGTTTTCGTCCAGTACGGCAGCGATGCGCTCGACGGTCTGGGCCGGCCCGGCACTGACGGTCGGACGCGAGCGTGCGAAGTCGGCGCGTACCGCGTG
This Salinibacterium sp. ZJ450 DNA region includes the following protein-coding sequences:
- a CDS encoding acyl-CoA dehydrogenase family protein is translated as MTDLYALSDEHRAIREAVRAIADAKIAPYAAEVDELSRYPQEAADALFAADLHAPHVPEEYGGAGADALATVIVVEEVARACASSSLIPAVNKLGSLPVQLGGDEQLKARYLGKLARGEGGFSYCLSEPDAGSDAANQKTSAVRDGDDWILNGVKRWITNAGVSEYYTVLARTDPNKGSKGISAFVVEKSDEGVSFGAPEKKLGIKGSPTREVYFDDVRIPGDRIIGEEGNGFAIAMQTLDHTRVTIAAQAVGIAQGALDYALGYVKERKQFGKAIAQFQGVEFMLADMGMQIEAARQLTYAAASRSERGSDDLTFFGAAAKAFASDVAMKVTVDAVQLLGGYGFTRDFPVERMMRDAKITQIYEGTNQVQRIVMARQLLAGVQSI
- a CDS encoding 3-hydroxyacyl-CoA dehydrogenase NAD-binding domain-containing protein — protein: MTTSLQVSVDYPVLPERSARWAVVNLGNPYSSEPVTWDLGRLHALQRAFDDIDALGAETAIEAVILRGSAHSFGAGADLTQLASAGNVTEAERIGSEGWRAFRRLAELPVPTVALITGYALGGALELALFADYRLARSDTRAIGLPEVRLGLMPGWGGIDRLTRLAGPRVAYDIAVRDSRRGSTLTAADAARLGVIDDVLLAEDWDKSWPKRVARLIESRDSARPESAVSGDRREFTAQMHAVRADFARSRPTVSAGPAQTVERIAAVLDENLDEAERATATAFAELLLSDAGQASLHAYGLSRSRSRLPADVTAAATRSEARPVRSAAVIGAGLMASQLATLLVRFGRIPVVLTDLDDERAARGRQLVLDQLDAAVSSGELDRADADQLGALVSSSGNLDAIAGADFVIEAVFEDMRVKQETLAAAEKYVAVDAIMATNTSSLSISDMADALQHPERFIGFHIFNPVETVPLVEIIRGRQSDGVTVATVLALADTVKRKAVVSADTPGFVVNRVLARLYDEVLRAIDDGADPLVVDHAIDFLGLPMSPLRLLDFVGPGIQLHVNETMQRAYPERFASPVWLAKVVADGQRAVLKRDKTLTAQAARLLPARKSGQDSAAFAVEIAGVILDALADEIGLMLAERVVERADDIDKALILGANFPWALGGITPYLDSRGVSERTNGRAFRESKYAGASLNSTAEAGERLAQRATLLGTPSFP